The proteins below come from a single Panicum hallii strain FIL2 chromosome 7, PHallii_v3.1, whole genome shotgun sequence genomic window:
- the LOC112900653 gene encoding L-type lectin-domain containing receptor kinase IV.2-like, protein MPAPLGGLTSCILIAVVQCWVAAIPPASGSDGPSEVISVSFPPFNDAQLHYPNTLKFSWDAGILFGALHLTTDDVYQPPVQYAPDPKRSSGYVILSLPLSFNSKSSDELLLKDASFSTTFTMSVIRSLHNTAVEPDDDSGLLLEVLPYNRGTNLDRAIYFSLAGKTSSNISVEIGKLEYYYEQGTFAFYVSISPPAPTPNAPPAKYTVWIDYDAKRHNISVYVDDHGNPKPGQAMLHAPLNVSDIIASHSSGFSFGLFASKNRLLPSCQPVVYSWNLNLDSVHFTPTTGIRHQIGWYFVRVLPVVLAAAAAAMAFAVACCCLASRYRALTMKLKLSKAMLRLPGIPREFRYADVKKATRSFHESMRLGSGGFGAVYKGAMIATCDGDDGRQRLQYVEVAVKKFTRKEDRSYEDFLAEVAVINRLRHKNIVPLLGWCYENGELLLIYQYMPNGSLDQHLFHNNRRRQHLHWETRYNIIKDVAAGLHYVHHEYERAVLHRDIKASNIMLDAGFHGRLGDFGLARVVAFDKNSFTDLGVAGTWGFIAPEYAVSHKATRQTDVYAFGVLILEVVTEKRSLGMADSTFPLLLDWVWWLHGEGRLLEAMDDEVAGTGEFDSNDATRLLLLGLACCNPNPSDRPSMVEVVQVISKSMPPPAMPLTKPAFVWPPEGYQLPLSDDSGDDEFVEADHRDSDRTNWEESECYDGLTTTGGIRSSEITKRKSRNVNERNITRDIENGV, encoded by the exons ATGCCTGCTCCGCTAGGTGGTTTGACTAGTTGCATCCTCATAGCTGTAGTCCAGTGCTGGGTGGCCGCGATCCCTCCGGCGTCTGGCTCCGACGGCCCGAGTGAAGTCATCAGCGTGAGCTTCCCGCCGTTCAATGATGCCCAGTTACACTACCCCAACACGTTGAAGTTCTCCTGGGATGCCGGAATCCTCTTTGGTGCCCTTCACCTCACCACCGACGATGTCTATCAGCCGCCGGTTCAATATGCTCCGGACCCGAAGAGGTCGTCCGGATATGTTATCCTCTCGCTTCCTCTTTCTTTCAACTCCAAATCCTCCGACGAGCTATTGTTGAAGGATGCGTCCTTCAGCACCACCTTCACCATGAGCGTTATCCGGTCGCTCCACAACACGGCAGTCGAACCAGACGACGACAGCGGCCTTCTACTCGAGGTGCTGCCCTACAACAGGGGTACAAACCTTGACAGGGCGATTTACTTCTCCTTGGCTGGGAAGACCAGCAGCAACATCTCCGTCGAGATCGGTAAGCTGGAGTACTATTATGAACAAGGTACGTTCGCCTTTTATGTCTCCATCTCCCCGCCGGCTCCGACGCCAAACGCGCCCCCGGCGAAGTACACCGTGTGGATCGATTACGATGCCAAGCGGCACAACATATCGGTGTACGTCGATGACCACGGGAATCCCAAGCCTGGACAAGCCATGCTTCACGCTCCCCTCAACGTCAGCGACATCATCGCATCGCACTCGAGTGGTTTCTCATTTGGTTTGTTCGCGTCCAAGAACAGGTTATTGCCCTCTTGCCAGCCGGTAGTGTATAGCTGGAATCTGAACCTGGACAGCGTCCACTTCACGCCCACCACCGGAATCCGCCATCAAATCGGATGGTACTTTGTGAGGGTGCTTCCTGTAGTTCTTGCAGCAGCTGCGGCAGCCATGGCTTTCGCGGTGGCGTGCTGCTGCTTGGCTTCGAGGTACAGGGCCCTCACGATGAAGCTGAAACTTTCCAAGGCGATGCTGAGGCTACCCGGGATACCCAGGGAGTTCCGGTACGCCGACGTCAAGAAGGCCACGAGGAGCTTCCATGAGAGCATGAGGCTCGGCAGTGGAGGGTTCGGCGCCGTGTACAAGGGGGCTATGATCGCCACCTGTGACGGAGACGACGGGCGGCAGCGTCTGCAGTACGTCGAGGTCGCCGTCAAGAAGTTCACGCGGAAGGAGGACCGCAGCTACGAAGACTTCCTGGCCGAGGTCGCTGTCATCAACCGTCTCCGCCACAAGAATATCGTCCCTCTCCTCG GTTGGTGCTATGAGAATGGAGAGCTCCTTCTCATCTACCAGTACATGCCCAACGGTAGCCTGGACCAACATCTCTTCCACAACAACCGCCGCCGGCAACATCTCCACTGGGAGACACGCTACAACATCATCAAGGATGTCGCCGCCGGTCTCCACTACGTCCACCACGAGTACGAGCGTGCGGTGCTCCACCGCGACATCAAGGCCAGCAACATCATGCTCGACGCGGGCTTCCACGGCCGCCTCGGCGACTTCGGCCTCGCCCGTGTTGTCGCATTCGACAAGAACTCCTTCACCGACCTGGGCGTCGCCGGCACCTGGGGCTTCATCGCGCCGGAGTACGCCGTCAGCCACAAGGCCACGCGCCAGACCGACGTCTACGCGTTTGGGGTGCTCATCCTCGAGGTCGTCACAGAGAAGAGGTCGCTCGGCATGGCAGATTCCACTTTCCCTCTACTCCTGGACTGGGTGTGGTGGCTTCATGGCGAGGGAAGGCTACTGGAAGCCATGGACGATGAGGTCGCTGGCACGGGTGAGTTCGACTCCAACGACGCCACCCGGTTGCTGCTCCTTGGTTTGGCATGCTGCAACCCCAACCCGTCGGACCGGCCGAGCATGGTGGAGGTGGTGCAGGTCATCTCCAAGTCAATGCCACCACCCGCCATGCCGCTGACGAAGCCGGCATTTGTGTGGCCACCGGAAGGATATCAGCTACCACTTTCAGACGATTCGGGTGACGACGAGTTCGTGGAGGCGGACCATCGTGATTCTGACAGGACCAATTGGGAGGAGTCGGAGTGCTATGATGGCTTGACGACGACCGGCGGTATCAGATCATCGGAGATCACCAAACGGAAGTCTCGTAATGTTAATGAGAGAAACATCACACGAGACATTGAAAATGGCGTGTAA